From the genome of Rhizobium binae, one region includes:
- a CDS encoding ABC transporter substrate-binding protein: MRKLMVAMMASAMTLAAAHAMAADKVVLQLKWVTQGQFGGYYVAKDKGFYKEEGLDVDIKPGGPDIAPEQVIAGGGADVIVDWMGGALVAREKGVPLVNIAQPYQKSGLEMICRKDGPVKTEADFKGHTLGVWFFGNEYPFFAWMNKLGLSTEGGPNGVTVLKQSFDVQPLVQKQADCISVMTYNEYWQAIDAGFKPEELTVFNYTAMGNDLLEDGLYAMEDKLKDPAFKEKMVKFVRASMKGWKYATENPDEAAEIVMDNGGQDENHQKRMMGEVAKLVGDGSGKLDEALYARTAKALLDQKIISKEPSGAWTHDITDAASK; this comes from the coding sequence ATGAGAAAGTTGATGGTTGCAATGATGGCGAGCGCGATGACGCTGGCCGCCGCGCACGCGATGGCCGCCGACAAGGTGGTGCTGCAGCTGAAATGGGTCACGCAGGGCCAGTTCGGCGGCTATTACGTCGCCAAGGACAAGGGCTTCTACAAGGAAGAAGGCCTCGACGTCGACATCAAGCCAGGTGGCCCTGATATCGCCCCCGAGCAGGTGATCGCCGGCGGCGGCGCCGATGTCATCGTCGACTGGATGGGCGGCGCCCTCGTTGCCCGCGAAAAGGGCGTTCCGCTCGTCAACATCGCTCAGCCCTACCAGAAGTCGGGCCTGGAAATGATCTGCCGCAAGGACGGCCCTGTTAAGACCGAGGCCGACTTCAAGGGTCACACGCTCGGCGTCTGGTTCTTCGGCAACGAGTACCCCTTCTTCGCTTGGATGAACAAGCTCGGCCTCTCCACCGAAGGCGGCCCGAACGGCGTCACCGTGCTGAAGCAGAGCTTCGATGTGCAGCCGCTCGTCCAGAAGCAGGCCGACTGCATCTCCGTCATGACCTACAATGAATACTGGCAGGCGATCGATGCCGGCTTCAAGCCGGAGGAACTGACGGTCTTCAACTATACCGCGATGGGCAACGACCTCTTGGAAGACGGCCTCTACGCGATGGAAGACAAGCTGAAGGATCCGGCCTTCAAGGAGAAGATGGTCAAGTTCGTCCGCGCCTCGATGAAAGGCTGGAAGTACGCGACCGAAAACCCTGATGAAGCTGCCGAGATCGTCATGGACAATGGCGGCCAGGACGAGAATCACCAGAAGCGGATGATGGGCGAAGTCGCCAAGCTCGTCGGCGACGGCTCCGGCAAGCTAGACGAAGCGCTCTATGCCCGCACCGCAAAGGCGCTGCTCGACCAGAAGATCATCAGCAAGGAGCCCTCGGGCGCCTGGACGCACGATATTACCGACGCTGCTTCCAAGTAA
- a CDS encoding urease accessory protein UreF gives MTGDHELQALLRLTAWLSPAFPVGSFAYSGGLERAVSDGFVCDAASLAAWIGTLIEHGSAWNDAVLLAESHRQQADPARLAEIAALAEALAGSRERHQETMLLGDAFLAAAQAWPDDVFERLPSKAAYPIAVGAVAGAHGIGLEKVIAVFLHAYASQAVSAGIRLGVAGQRDGVAVLAGLEEQIAATARQAAGSTLDDLGSAAIQADIASLRHETQATRLFRS, from the coding sequence ATGACTGGGGATCATGAGCTGCAGGCATTGCTGCGCCTGACGGCATGGCTTTCACCGGCCTTTCCGGTGGGCAGTTTTGCCTATTCGGGCGGGCTGGAGCGGGCGGTGAGCGACGGGTTCGTCTGCGATGCGGCCTCGCTTGCCGCGTGGATCGGCACGCTGATCGAACACGGTTCGGCCTGGAACGATGCCGTGCTTCTGGCCGAAAGTCACAGGCAGCAGGCAGATCCCGCGCGCCTTGCCGAAATCGCGGCACTCGCCGAGGCGCTTGCCGGATCGCGCGAACGCCATCAGGAAACCATGCTGCTCGGCGACGCCTTCCTCGCGGCGGCGCAGGCCTGGCCCGACGACGTTTTTGAGAGGTTGCCGAGCAAGGCTGCTTATCCGATCGCGGTCGGAGCGGTTGCGGGCGCGCATGGCATTGGGCTTGAGAAGGTGATTGCGGTCTTCTTGCATGCTTATGCCTCGCAGGCCGTTTCGGCGGGCATCCGCCTCGGCGTCGCCGGACAGAGGGATGGCGTTGCCGTCCTTGCCGGTCTCGAGGAGCAGATTGCAGCGACCGCCCGGCAAGCTGCGGGCTCAACGCTCGATGATCTGGGTTCGGCCGCCATACAGGCCGATATCGCCAGTCTGCGCCACGAGACGCAGGCGACGCGGTTGTTTCGCTCGTGA
- a CDS encoding cupin domain-containing protein, which yields MDATSQPTCHIVRPKHAYDGKQGLSYFEGIAAETVGAKGICMHLLTIPPGVRAKAHLHEAHETAIYMLSGEAHTWYGDRLEHHVVVHAGELFYIPAGVPHMPANLSSTPCTAVIARTDPNEQESVVLLPELDALVTA from the coding sequence ATGGACGCGACATCACAACCCACCTGCCACATCGTTCGCCCGAAACATGCCTATGACGGCAAGCAGGGACTGAGCTACTTCGAAGGGATCGCGGCCGAGACGGTCGGCGCCAAAGGGATTTGCATGCATCTGCTGACGATCCCGCCCGGTGTGCGCGCCAAGGCGCATCTGCATGAGGCGCACGAGACGGCGATCTACATGCTCTCCGGCGAGGCCCATACCTGGTACGGCGACCGGCTCGAGCATCACGTTGTCGTCCATGCCGGCGAGCTCTTCTATATTCCGGCCGGCGTGCCGCACATGCCTGCAAACCTCAGCAGCACGCCGTGCACAGCGGTCATCGCGCGCACCGACCCGAACGAGCAGGAAAGCGTCGTGCTTCTGCCGGAACTGGACGCGCTGGTGACGGCGTGA
- a CDS encoding efflux RND transporter permease subunit, with protein sequence MNFSAWSIRNPIAPLLAFCLLIFIGIQSFNTLPITRFPNIDVPLVSISVTQSGASPAELEMQVTKEIEDAIASITGIDEIQSTVTDGSSQTNVMFRMEVPTEQAVQDVKDAIDRIRSDLPATAETPIVTKVDVEGQAIQTFAVSSPDMSLEELSWFVDDTIKRALQGQAGIGRVDRYGGADREVRIELTPGKLDAHGITAASVNQQLRGTNVDLGSGRGQVAGSEQAIRVLGDARNVAELADTTIALPNGRFVKLSDLGVIKDTYEEPKSFSRFNDTPVVTFGVFRSKGASEVSVAETVAQSLDKVRADNPNVKIEMIDDSVYFTYGNYEAAIHTLLEGALLAVIVVLLFLRNWRATLISAIALPLSAIPTFWVMDMMGFSLNLVSFLALTLATGILVDDAIVEIENIARHIKMGKTPYRAAIEAADEIGLAVIATTFTIIAVFVPVSFMPGIPGQYFIQFGLTVAFSVFFSLLVARLITPMMAAYLMRAEDGMEDHHDNDSLLMKGYTRLIRGTTGHKYSRYLTLLAAIGFLVGSVFLLMKVPGSFLPPEDASRIVLSVELPPNARLDDTEKTTNAIYDRVKDINGVDSVFVLGGASPKGDLELRRATITLALHKLDQSLVKKVVNDVLGHIPVIGPMLPKVEVHGRERPQWDIEKEVFAKLRDIPDVHILKLNDRGERDLSFNFLSKNEKDLNEAVGILESKLRADPLLANVSADGALPRPELQVYPRKDEAARLGITPQQISETIRVATIGDVDAALAKISLDDRQIPIRVQAALDMRRDLAAIRALKIQTASGGTVPLASVANIDYSEGVSSIKRNNRYRVVSIGSDLPQGVALDTASARFREIVQAANIPATVHLAESGDTKVQTEMQQSFVNAMLMGLLLVLTVLILLFKDVIQPFTILFSLPLAIGGVAAGLIITSNPLSMPVMIGILMLMGIVTKNAILLVDFAIEMRHQGMSRVEAMVEAGRKRARPIIMTSIAMSAGMLPSALGVGEGGSFRAPMAIAVIGGIIVSTVLSLVVVPSFFLIMDDLSRLLGWMFGRLVGRKDEEDLPLSREDLTRVTRENRSDIDALDERLTAIEKPEGKRKSSTGKDTNVLRLPPFAAE encoded by the coding sequence ATGAATTTTTCAGCCTGGTCCATTCGAAACCCGATCGCGCCGCTGCTGGCCTTCTGCCTGCTGATATTCATCGGCATTCAGTCCTTCAACACGCTGCCGATCACCCGCTTCCCGAACATCGACGTGCCGCTGGTTTCGATCAGCGTGACGCAGAGCGGCGCTTCGCCGGCCGAACTGGAAATGCAGGTGACGAAGGAGATCGAAGACGCAATCGCCTCGATCACCGGTATCGACGAAATCCAGTCGACGGTGACCGATGGCAGCTCGCAGACCAACGTCATGTTCCGCATGGAGGTTCCTACGGAACAGGCGGTGCAGGACGTAAAAGATGCCATCGATCGCATCCGCAGCGATCTGCCGGCGACAGCCGAAACGCCGATCGTCACCAAAGTCGATGTCGAGGGTCAGGCAATCCAGACCTTCGCGGTTTCCTCGCCTGATATGTCGCTGGAAGAACTCTCCTGGTTCGTCGACGACACGATCAAGCGCGCGCTGCAGGGCCAGGCCGGCATCGGCCGCGTCGACCGTTACGGCGGCGCCGATCGAGAAGTGCGCATCGAGCTCACCCCCGGCAAGCTCGATGCCCATGGCATCACGGCCGCAAGCGTCAACCAGCAGCTGCGCGGCACCAACGTCGACCTCGGCTCCGGCCGCGGACAGGTGGCGGGTAGCGAACAGGCGATCCGCGTTCTCGGCGACGCCCGTAATGTTGCCGAGCTTGCCGACACGACGATTGCGCTGCCGAACGGCCGCTTCGTCAAGCTTTCTGATCTCGGCGTCATCAAGGACACTTACGAGGAGCCGAAATCCTTCTCGCGCTTCAACGACACCCCAGTCGTCACCTTCGGCGTCTTCCGCTCGAAGGGTGCCAGTGAGGTCAGCGTCGCCGAAACTGTGGCGCAGAGCCTCGACAAGGTCAGAGCCGACAACCCGAATGTGAAGATCGAGATGATCGACGATTCGGTTTATTTCACCTACGGCAATTACGAAGCCGCCATCCATACGCTGCTCGAAGGGGCGCTGCTCGCCGTCATCGTCGTCCTGCTCTTCCTCCGGAACTGGCGTGCGACGCTGATCTCGGCGATCGCCCTCCCCCTCTCGGCGATCCCGACTTTCTGGGTCATGGATATGATGGGCTTCTCGCTGAACCTCGTCAGCTTCCTCGCCCTGACGCTTGCGACAGGCATCCTGGTCGACGACGCGATCGTGGAAATCGAAAACATCGCCCGCCACATCAAGATGGGCAAGACGCCCTATCGGGCGGCGATCGAGGCGGCTGACGAAATCGGCCTCGCCGTCATCGCCACCACCTTCACCATCATTGCCGTCTTCGTGCCGGTTTCCTTCATGCCGGGCATTCCGGGCCAGTACTTCATCCAGTTCGGCCTGACCGTCGCTTTCTCCGTCTTCTTCTCGTTGCTGGTCGCGCGCCTCATCACTCCGATGATGGCCGCCTATCTGATGCGCGCTGAAGACGGGATGGAAGACCATCACGACAATGACAGCCTGCTGATGAAGGGTTATACGCGCCTGATCCGGGGGACGACCGGACATAAGTATTCGCGATATCTGACTTTGCTTGCGGCGATCGGCTTTCTCGTTGGCTCGGTTTTCCTGCTGATGAAGGTTCCCGGCAGCTTCCTGCCGCCGGAAGACGCCTCGCGTATCGTTCTTTCCGTCGAACTGCCGCCGAATGCGCGGCTCGACGACACCGAGAAGACGACCAATGCGATCTATGACAGGGTCAAGGACATCAATGGCGTCGACAGCGTCTTCGTCCTCGGTGGCGCATCGCCGAAGGGCGATCTCGAACTGCGCCGTGCGACCATCACGCTGGCGCTCCACAAGCTCGACCAGTCGCTGGTCAAGAAGGTGGTCAACGACGTGCTCGGCCATATCCCGGTCATTGGCCCGATGTTGCCGAAGGTGGAAGTCCACGGCCGCGAGCGCCCGCAATGGGATATTGAAAAGGAAGTCTTCGCCAAGCTGCGCGATATTCCCGATGTCCATATCCTGAAGCTCAACGACCGCGGCGAACGCGACCTCTCCTTCAACTTCCTCTCCAAGAATGAGAAGGACCTGAACGAGGCCGTCGGCATTCTGGAATCAAAGCTGCGCGCCGATCCGCTGCTAGCCAATGTCAGCGCCGACGGTGCCCTGCCCCGTCCGGAACTGCAGGTCTACCCGCGCAAGGATGAAGCTGCCCGCCTCGGCATCACGCCGCAACAGATCTCCGAGACGATCCGCGTCGCCACCATCGGCGACGTCGATGCGGCACTTGCCAAGATCTCGCTCGACGATCGCCAGATTCCGATCCGGGTGCAGGCAGCGCTCGACATGCGCCGCGACCTTGCCGCCATCCGGGCGCTGAAGATTCAGACCGCCAGCGGCGGCACCGTTCCGCTCGCAAGCGTCGCCAATATCGACTACTCGGAAGGCGTAAGCTCGATCAAGCGCAATAACCGCTACCGCGTCGTCTCGATCGGTTCCGACCTGCCGCAGGGCGTGGCGCTCGACACGGCCTCCGCCAGGTTCCGCGAGATCGTTCAGGCGGCCAACATCCCGGCGACTGTGCACCTTGCCGAAAGCGGCGATACCAAGGTGCAGACCGAGATGCAGCAGAGCTTCGTCAACGCCATGTTGATGGGCCTTCTGCTGGTGCTGACGGTGCTGATCCTGCTCTTCAAGGACGTGATCCAGCCCTTCACCATCCTGTTCTCGCTGCCGCTCGCGATCGGCGGTGTCGCGGCGGGCCTGATCATCACCAGCAATCCGCTGTCCATGCCAGTGATGATCGGCATTCTGATGCTGATGGGTATCGTCACCAAGAACGCCATCCTGCTCGTCGATTTCGCGATCGAGATGCGCCATCAGGGCATGTCTCGCGTCGAGGCCATGGTCGAAGCCGGCCGCAAGCGCGCCCGGCCGATCATCATGACTTCGATCGCCATGTCCGCGGGCATGCTGCCGTCGGCGCTCGGTGTCGGCGAAGGTGGCTCGTTCCGTGCGCCGATGGCAATCGCGGTGATCGGCGGCATCATCGTCTCGACGGTACTGTCGCTCGTCGTCGTGCCGTCCTTCTTCCTGATCATGGACGACCTGTCCCGCTTGCTCGGCTGGATGTTCGGCCGTCTGGTTGGCAGGAAGGACGAGGAGGACCTGCCGCTGTCGCGCGAGGATCTCACCCGCGTTACCCGCGAGAACCGCAGCGATATCGATGCGCTGGACGAGCGCCTGACGGCGATCGAAAAGCCGGAAGGCAAGCGCAAAAGCTCCACCGGCAAGGATACGAACGTGCTTCGCCTGCCGCCGTTTGCGGCGGAGTGA
- a CDS encoding ABC transporter ATP-binding protein produces the protein MQAPSVVSAKDLCLTYQANDGPVRALSDVNLDVRKGDFVSFIGPSGCGKTTFLRVIADLEKSTSGEISINGMTPEEARKARAYGYVFQAPALYPWRTIENNIALPLEIMGYSGADRTRRIAEALDLVSLTGFEKKFPWQLSGGMQQRASIARALAFDADLLLMDEPFGALDEIVRDHLNEELLKLWARTNKTICFVTHSIPEAVYLSTKIVVMSPRPGRVTDVIDSTLPAERPLDIRDTPEFLEIAHRVREGLRTGHSHEV, from the coding sequence ATGCAAGCACCCTCCGTCGTATCCGCCAAGGATCTCTGTCTCACCTACCAGGCGAATGACGGCCCGGTGCGGGCGCTGAGTGATGTCAATCTCGATGTCCGCAAGGGCGACTTCGTCTCTTTCATCGGCCCGTCCGGCTGCGGCAAGACGACATTCCTGCGCGTCATCGCCGACCTCGAGAAGAGCACCTCGGGCGAAATCTCGATCAACGGCATGACGCCGGAAGAAGCCCGCAAGGCCCGTGCTTACGGCTATGTCTTCCAGGCGCCGGCACTGTATCCCTGGCGCACGATCGAAAACAACATCGCCCTGCCGCTGGAGATCATGGGTTATAGTGGCGCTGATCGCACGCGGCGGATTGCCGAAGCGCTCGATCTTGTCAGCCTCACCGGCTTCGAGAAGAAATTCCCCTGGCAGCTTTCCGGCGGCATGCAGCAGCGCGCCTCGATCGCCCGCGCCCTCGCCTTCGACGCCGACCTGTTGTTGATGGACGAACCCTTCGGCGCATTGGACGAGATCGTCCGCGACCATTTGAACGAAGAGCTGCTGAAACTCTGGGCCCGCACTAACAAGACGATCTGCTTCGTCACCCACTCCATCCCCGAGGCCGTCTATCTCTCTACCAAGATCGTGGTGATGTCGCCGCGCCCGGGCCGCGTCACCGATGTGATCGACTCGACGCTGCCGGCCGAACGCCCGCTCGACATCCGCGACACCCCGGAATTCCTGGAAATCGCCCATCGCGTTCGCGAAGGGCTGAGGACGGGGCATAGCCATGAGGTTTAG
- the ureG gene encoding urease accessory protein UreG has product MKSRNGPLRVGIGGPVGSGKTALTEKLCKAMRDDYSVAVVTNDIYTTEDAEALVRMQALPSDRIVGVETGGCPHTAIREDATINLQAIAGLNERFPDLDVVFIESGGDNLAATFSPDLADITIYVISVCQGEEIPRKGGPGITRSDLLVINKKDLAPYVGADLEVMDRDATRMRASRPFVFSDMKRGDGVNSIVSFLREQGGL; this is encoded by the coding sequence ATGAAATCAAGAAACGGACCCCTGCGCGTCGGCATTGGCGGGCCGGTTGGCTCGGGCAAAACGGCGCTGACGGAAAAGCTCTGCAAGGCGATGCGCGATGATTATTCGGTCGCCGTCGTCACCAACGACATCTATACGACCGAGGATGCCGAGGCGCTGGTACGGATGCAGGCTTTGCCGTCCGACCGCATCGTCGGCGTGGAGACCGGCGGCTGCCCGCATACTGCCATTCGTGAAGATGCGACGATCAATCTTCAGGCGATCGCCGGCTTGAACGAACGCTTTCCCGATCTCGACGTCGTCTTCATCGAGTCCGGCGGTGACAATTTGGCGGCGACCTTTTCACCCGACCTCGCCGACATCACCATCTATGTCATCTCCGTCTGTCAGGGCGAGGAAATTCCGCGCAAGGGCGGGCCTGGCATCACTCGGTCGGACCTGCTCGTCATCAACAAGAAGGACCTGGCACCTTATGTCGGCGCCGATCTCGAGGTGATGGACCGGGATGCGACGCGCATGCGTGCCTCACGCCCCTTCGTATTTTCCGACATGAAGCGCGGCGACGGCGTTAATTCGATCGTCAGTTTCCTCAGGGAACAGGGCGGGCTCTGA
- a CDS encoding efflux RND transporter periplasmic adaptor subunit — MARRPNGFLGASTLLAAALAASTAFSEEAPVAKPQQNLPAIVVTTATNRTLVDRVIGTGTVKPVEEVYIQPQVEGLSIRTLKADVGDKVQADSTLATLNDDALVLEKSQMMATKAKGEASLAQLRAQLIEAQANAEQARQQQARAQEMGKKGTVSTAQVEQADATAAAANARVVSAEQAIEVAEADLKVFDSQIADADLKLARTDVKTPVAGTIAAKNAKVGAIAAGNGEPLFTLIRDGDIELVAEVAESDIVRIMAGQKATISLSGSREKLSGAVRLVSPTVDPTTRLGLVHISIDDDSKARSGMYGSAEIIVRETQGVSLPLTAVLTGNEGSSARKVEDGVVKFAKIETGIQDGAYVEVVKGLKSGDEVVAKAGAYVRDGDHITPVREQPAASN; from the coding sequence ATGGCACGCAGGCCGAACGGATTTTTAGGCGCATCCACCCTTCTTGCAGCGGCACTGGCTGCATCCACCGCATTTTCTGAGGAAGCGCCGGTCGCAAAACCGCAGCAGAACCTGCCGGCGATCGTCGTTACCACGGCGACAAACCGCACTCTTGTCGACCGTGTCATCGGCACCGGAACGGTCAAGCCCGTCGAGGAGGTCTATATCCAGCCGCAGGTCGAGGGACTGTCGATCCGCACGCTGAAAGCCGATGTGGGCGACAAGGTTCAGGCGGATAGCACGCTGGCGACGCTGAACGATGATGCGCTGGTGCTGGAGAAAAGCCAGATGATGGCGACGAAGGCGAAGGGCGAGGCGAGCCTCGCCCAGTTGCGCGCTCAGCTCATCGAAGCCCAGGCCAACGCCGAACAGGCCAGGCAGCAGCAGGCTCGAGCCCAGGAAATGGGCAAGAAGGGTACAGTCTCCACCGCCCAGGTCGAGCAGGCCGATGCGACCGCCGCTGCCGCCAATGCTCGCGTCGTTTCCGCAGAACAGGCGATCGAGGTCGCCGAGGCCGATCTCAAGGTCTTCGACAGCCAGATCGCCGATGCCGATCTGAAGCTCGCCCGCACTGACGTGAAGACGCCGGTCGCCGGTACGATCGCAGCCAAGAACGCCAAGGTCGGCGCCATTGCCGCCGGCAACGGAGAACCGCTGTTCACCCTCATCCGCGATGGCGATATCGAGCTCGTCGCCGAAGTCGCCGAAAGTGACATCGTCAGGATCATGGCCGGCCAGAAGGCGACGATTTCGCTTTCCGGCAGTCGCGAAAAGCTTTCCGGTGCCGTGCGCCTGGTGTCGCCGACCGTCGATCCCACCACCCGCCTCGGCCTCGTCCATATCTCCATCGACGATGACAGCAAGGCGCGCTCCGGCATGTATGGCAGCGCCGAGATCATCGTGCGCGAGACACAAGGCGTATCGCTTCCCCTGACCGCGGTCCTGACGGGCAACGAAGGCTCGTCGGCCCGCAAGGTCGAGGATGGAGTGGTAAAATTCGCCAAGATCGAGACCGGCATCCAGGACGGCGCCTATGTCGAGGTCGTTAAGGGATTGAAGAGCGGCGATGAGGTCGTGGCCAAAGCGGGGGCTTATGTCCGCGACGGCGACCACATCACGCCGGTGCGTGAACAGCCCGCGGCTTCCAACTAA
- a CDS encoding ABC transporter permease produces MRHLTFSWQGVTALLLCLAALVTLPLLAEGAARPFTDGTGTLVFIIVIAAALLSFAPQPPAYRATVLFIGAHGAAWMLLSALSGNEGMATRAFFLLLFACWLLAWRCVTELSNQQPATALGKSTLQLLIPAIFGAWILILWEAATRGAGIPFIILPPPSAIGARIMASLPILGDDVKQTIFKAVLIGYIVGCLSGFLVAVLADRVAFLRRGLLPIGNMVSALPIIGIAPVMVMWFGFDWPSKAAVVIIMTFFPMLVNTVAGLAASGSMERDLMRTYASSDWQTLLKLKLPAAMPFIFNALKINSTLALIGAIVAEFFGTPIVGMGFRISTEIGRMNVDMVWAEIAVAALAGSIFYGVIALTERAVTFWHPSIRGG; encoded by the coding sequence ATGAGACACTTGACCTTCTCCTGGCAGGGCGTGACCGCCCTCCTCCTCTGCCTTGCAGCGTTGGTCACCCTGCCGCTACTCGCCGAGGGCGCGGCACGACCCTTCACCGACGGCACGGGCACCCTCGTCTTCATCATCGTCATCGCCGCCGCACTGCTGTCCTTTGCGCCACAGCCGCCGGCCTACCGCGCCACCGTGCTGTTCATCGGCGCCCATGGCGCCGCCTGGATGCTGCTTTCAGCTCTCTCAGGCAATGAGGGCATGGCGACGCGGGCTTTCTTCCTGCTGCTCTTCGCCTGCTGGCTGCTTGCCTGGCGATGCGTCACCGAGCTGTCGAATCAGCAGCCCGCCACCGCCTTGGGCAAATCGACGCTGCAACTGTTGATCCCGGCAATCTTCGGCGCCTGGATCCTCATCCTCTGGGAAGCAGCCACGCGCGGCGCCGGCATTCCCTTCATCATCCTGCCGCCGCCGAGCGCCATCGGCGCGCGTATCATGGCCTCGCTGCCGATCCTCGGCGACGACGTCAAGCAGACGATCTTCAAGGCGGTGCTGATCGGTTATATCGTCGGCTGCCTCAGCGGCTTCCTCGTCGCCGTATTGGCCGACCGCGTCGCCTTCCTGCGCCGCGGCCTGCTGCCGATCGGCAACATGGTCTCAGCCCTGCCGATCATCGGCATCGCCCCTGTCATGGTCATGTGGTTCGGCTTCGACTGGCCGTCGAAGGCCGCCGTCGTCATCATCATGACCTTCTTTCCGATGCTGGTGAACACTGTCGCCGGCCTTGCCGCCTCCGGCAGCATGGAACGCGACCTGATGCGCACCTATGCGTCGAGCGACTGGCAAACGCTGCTGAAGCTCAAGCTTCCGGCGGCCATGCCCTTCATTTTCAACGCACTGAAGATCAACTCGACGCTGGCACTGATTGGTGCCATCGTTGCCGAATTCTTCGGAACGCCGATCGTCGGCATGGGCTTCCGCATCTCCACCGAGATCGGCCGCATGAATGTCGATATGGTCTGGGCGGAAATCGCCGTCGCGGCGCTGGCCGGCTCGATCTTCTATGGCGTCATCGCCCTGACCGAACGGGCGGTGACATTCTGGCATCCGTCTATCCGTGGTGGCTAG
- the ureE gene encoding urease accessory protein UreE, with protein MQRVTSYLPAGTPSSHPTAQVKLPHDLRHLRRKLLHLENGEMVMLDLKDPVLFANGDLLVREDGELIEILAADEKLFEIRGRDRTHLVELSWHLGNRHLAAQIEEDRIVILRDHVIRNMLQGLGATVLEIDEPFQPARGAYHSHGGHSHDHGHAHHDHGHEHKHDHGHDHVHGPGCGHDHGHSHDHDHGHNGHKLD; from the coding sequence ATGCAGCGCGTCACTTCCTATCTTCCCGCCGGTACCCCGTCCTCCCATCCGACCGCCCAGGTCAAGCTGCCGCACGATCTGCGCCACCTGCGCCGCAAGCTGCTGCATCTGGAAAATGGCGAGATGGTCATGCTCGATCTCAAGGACCCGGTGCTCTTCGCCAATGGCGACCTGCTGGTGCGCGAGGATGGGGAACTGATCGAGATTCTGGCTGCCGACGAAAAACTCTTCGAAATTCGCGGACGCGACCGCACGCATCTCGTCGAGCTTTCCTGGCATCTCGGCAACCGTCATCTTGCCGCCCAGATCGAGGAAGACCGCATCGTCATCCTGCGCGATCATGTCATCCGCAACATGCTGCAGGGGCTCGGCGCCACCGTGCTTGAGATCGACGAGCCCTTCCAGCCCGCGCGCGGCGCTTATCATTCCCATGGCGGGCATTCGCATGATCACGGTCATGCCCACCACGATCACGGGCATGAGCATAAACACGATCACGGCCATGACCATGTCCATGGGCCGGGATGCGGTCATGACCACGGGCATTCGCATGATCACGACCACGGACATAACGGCCACAAGCTCGACTGA
- a CDS encoding ABC transporter permease, whose product MKPDTLKNKIIPVTTILLALVAIWYVAAVLMNAPFQRDRDSRAGVTPTTFEFIGKTLAQPKPILPAPHQVAQNVYENTVLRSLSSNRSLVYHSWVTLSSTLLGFGFGMLLGILLAVLIVHNRAMDRSLMPWLVASQTIPILAIAPMIVIISYNVLTGDNALAHLLNLDSDASRLVSKALISTYLSFFPVAVGMVKGLRSPEIMHLDLMRTYYASPMQTFWKLRVPASIPFLFTSMKVAIAASLVGAIVGELPTGATAGIGSKLLAGSYYSQTIDIWAALVAGSLLAGILVSIVGLAAKIVDSAMGGRPA is encoded by the coding sequence GTGAAACCCGACACCCTCAAAAACAAGATTATCCCTGTCACCACCATCCTGCTTGCCCTCGTCGCCATCTGGTATGTCGCCGCGGTGCTGATGAACGCGCCGTTCCAGCGTGACAGGGACAGCCGCGCCGGGGTCACACCGACGACGTTCGAATTCATCGGCAAGACACTCGCCCAGCCGAAGCCGATCCTGCCGGCGCCGCATCAGGTGGCGCAGAATGTCTACGAGAATACAGTGCTGCGCAGCCTTTCGAGCAATCGCAGCCTCGTCTATCACAGCTGGGTGACGCTCTCCTCCACCTTGCTCGGTTTCGGTTTCGGCATGCTGCTCGGCATCCTTCTTGCCGTGCTGATCGTGCACAACCGCGCCATGGACCGCTCGCTGATGCCCTGGCTGGTGGCGAGCCAGACCATACCGATCCTCGCCATCGCACCGATGATCGTCATCATCTCCTATAACGTGCTGACTGGCGACAATGCGCTTGCCCATCTCCTGAACCTCGATTCCGACGCCTCGCGTCTGGTCTCCAAGGCGCTGATCTCCACCTACCTCTCTTTCTTTCCGGTCGCCGTCGGCATGGTGAAGGGATTGCGGTCGCCCGAGATCATGCATCTCGATCTGATGCGCACCTATTATGCCAGCCCAATGCAGACTTTCTGGAAATTGCGCGTCCCGGCCTCGATCCCCTTCCTCTTCACCTCGATGAAGGTGGCTATCGCCGCCAGCCTGGTCGGCGCCATCGTCGGCGAGCTGCCGACGGGGGCCACCGCCGGCATCGGTTCGAAGCTGCTTGCCGGCTCCTATTACAGCCAGACCATCGATATCTGGGCGGCGCTCGTCGCCGGATCGCTGCTCGCGGGCATCCTTGTCTCAATCGTCGGCCTTGCCGCCAAGATCGTCGACAGCGCCATGGGCGGGAGGCCGGCATGA